In Tolypothrix sp. NIES-4075, the following proteins share a genomic window:
- a CDS encoding P-loop NTPase fold protein, with amino-acid sequence MLLDLERFYQACNPSRPLMMGNAADRRYYIDFASVRGGKIIEALQRTITRISPDVPTCQLFTGHLGCGKSTELLRLQAELEEQKFHVVYFESTHVLEMADVDVTDILLAIAGQVSESLEALKIRIKPSYFAKLFTEVIDFMQTPIDLEYEGELSVGIAKITAKTKESPQLRRRLRDYLEPRTGNILQSINKELLDRANSELKARGKRGLVVIVDNLDRVAIRPLPSGRSLPEYLFIQRGEQLRKLNCHVVYTIPLALTFSNDSAELQQRLGGGVAPKVLPMIPVRSRSGEVYTPGLTLMRQMVLARAFPDIYPEERLNLITEVFDSPETLDRLCLISGGHVRDLLGLLYDCLREQDPPFDRGCVELVIQRQRDYRANPIDPHEWELIFQVVQQQRVRGDIEYHTLLRSLFVFEYRDHQGVWFAVNPVLAETQKFQSWLNENRKQAS; translated from the coding sequence ATGCTCTTAGATTTAGAAAGATTTTATCAAGCGTGCAATCCGAGCAGACCTCTAATGATGGGAAATGCTGCTGATCGCCGATATTATATTGATTTTGCCTCAGTGCGGGGTGGTAAAATCATCGAAGCTTTACAGCGTACCATTACGCGGATATCACCGGATGTCCCAACCTGTCAGCTATTTACAGGTCATCTTGGCTGTGGAAAGTCAACCGAGTTGTTGCGACTACAAGCTGAGTTAGAAGAGCAAAAATTTCATGTGGTTTATTTCGAGTCTACTCATGTCCTAGAAATGGCTGATGTAGATGTAACTGATATTTTACTAGCGATCGCAGGTCAGGTGAGTGAAAGCCTAGAAGCGCTGAAAATCCGCATCAAACCTAGCTATTTTGCTAAGTTGTTTACGGAAGTTATAGATTTCATGCAAACACCAATTGACCTAGAATATGAAGGTGAATTATCTGTTGGTATTGCGAAAATTACCGCCAAAACCAAAGAAAGTCCGCAATTACGCCGGCGTTTACGCGATTATCTCGAACCCCGCACGGGAAATATTTTGCAGTCAATTAATAAAGAACTGCTAGACCGTGCGAACTCTGAACTCAAAGCTAGAGGTAAAAGAGGATTAGTCGTCATTGTCGATAATTTGGACAGAGTGGCAATTAGACCTTTACCATCTGGGCGATCGCTGCCAGAATATTTATTTATCCAACGGGGTGAACAGTTACGTAAACTCAACTGTCATGTAGTTTACACTATTCCTTTAGCTTTAACTTTCTCTAACGATAGCGCTGAACTACAGCAACGTTTAGGTGGTGGTGTTGCGCCTAAAGTGTTACCGATGATACCCGTGCGTTCGCGTTCGGGGGAAGTTTACACTCCCGGACTAACTTTGATGCGTCAAATGGTGTTAGCTAGAGCTTTCCCTGATATTTACCCAGAAGAAAGGTTAAACTTAATAACAGAGGTGTTTGACAGTCCGGAAACTTTAGATCGGTTGTGTCTAATCAGCGGTGGTCATGTACGCGACTTGTTAGGATTGTTGTATGACTGTTTGCGAGAACAAGATCCACCTTTCGATCGCGGTTGTGTGGAACTTGTAATTCAAAGACAGCGTGACTACCGTGCTAACCCAATCGATCCGCACGAGTGGGAATTAATATTTCAAGTGGTGCAACAGCAACGGGTTCGAGGTGATATCGAATATCACACTTTGTTAAGAAGTTTGTTTGTCTTTGAATACCGCGATCATCAGGGAGTTTGGTTTGCGGTCAACCCAGTTTTAGCAGAAACGCAAAAATTTCAATCATGGTTGAACGAAAACCGCAAACAAGCATCATAA
- a CDS encoding nSTAND1 domain-containing NTPase, which translates to MVERKPQTSIITDNERSFRSLGRAIALSVNQFSVVVVCCNYKVLQQQILQRLEEVFPQADDIQKIVLPHNARSLYTTLHTQLRKEPSALMIFGLESVEGLDDLLRAINHIRDEFRKRHSFPMVFWVNDEVQQKLLRLAPDFASWAATPIRFEMTSNELLQFLQQETDSLFATVLNTRATQRQEREADRHCTVEQVWEHSYELHYAIKELQNHGIFLEPELNASLKFVFGLDDYVSDRINSALDHFQESLRCWQALSGNRKELTDKLKIPDSFGSQLDIVNNHASPLLRQGVLLFYIGLCCCRLAERNYSENRRYWHSAKLYFQECLNVLQVSGRPDVAAQFIGDLAEVLQHLQEWQELQMVAQKSLELHQTYGTQIQLACDYGFLAQVAVQEFRWAQASQYARVSLWKLYESKDNSDSHQGIFPLLLAQTYRLLLAKAQRKLGEEKIALEQLKMASENLDEALEFSDHRYDAHRYIRLLRSLRSLYFEEGRYLEAFTIRQKRRSVEQQYGFRAFIGAGRLQPQRQATNPALLSPAGGSSVALEIAASGREGDINNLIGRISRADQKLIVIHGPSGVGKSSTVTAGLVPALQNRAIGDQIAVPVVLQLYDDWVRELGKSLSSAQTLIKKEAEVLPFAVTPITIAGIQEQLQENANNHLITVLIFDQFEEFFFGYTDRNKKQEFDIFISKALNIPFVKVILSLREDYLHRLLEFKHLSALEAINKNILDKNIRYALNNFSPADAKMVMQRLTERSHIYLEPALIDALIEDLSAELGEVRPIELQVAGAQLQDERITSLERYQPYRPNRLIERYIKELIQDCGKENERAALLVLYLLTDENNQRPFKSRAQLAIELEELEDVEKLDLILEILVRSGLVVLFPDVPERYQLIHDYLVDLIRHLQQQESSLQIQLNQLRIKVEQSQSEIERLNSELRQNKQQAKLVGSNLQQGLDLLSELKELRKREEMSRVEIEQLQAELKEKQLTTQLAESKEKQKLSEVRVNFYLKFGLAALLVAVLGLIGSLFTIVHSEIKTISASSEALFASDKGIDALKEALNAGRKLQKAIWVDSDTRQQVKTALYQTVTEVKERNRLEKHRSGVNSVTFSPDGNIIASASADKSIILWHPDGKVFKTLSGHSDVVNSVNFSRDGSAIASASQDKTVKLWNLNNTQPITLSGHQAGVNSATFSPDGQIIASASNDSTVKLWNRNGKLLRTLLGHEKQVLDVAWSPDGKIIASASTDKTIKLWNLDGQLIKTLSGHSDAVKSLAWSPDGKIIASGSLDKDRTIKLWSREGTLLQTLPGHNGGIIGISFSHDGQVIASASSDQTIKLWTYDGMQLGTLRGHSNWVNSVSFSPDDRIIASASRDKTIKLWNWDDLRQGNPKTVNDSITNISYSPDGSAIAGANRDNTIKLWHRDGKFIRTMIGHKGEVWGVSFSPDGSAIASASKDKTVKIWRIDGKLINTFFGHQDAVLGVAWSPDGKIIASASKDKTVKLWRSVDGKLLRTLTGHNNAVNWVSFSPNGQLLASASDDKKVLLWNRDGSLFKTLEGHENVVNWVTFSPDGQLLASASDDNTVRLWRLDGTPFKIISGSGDSFKSVSFSADSKTLAAGSDDNIKLWNRNGTLLIALKADNENFSSAIFSPDKRQLAIASTKGRLILQNLADIKLENLLSQSCDLLHDYLKTNPKVTKSDRALCPRS; encoded by the coding sequence ATGGTTGAACGAAAACCGCAAACAAGCATCATAACAGATAACGAGCGTTCATTTAGAAGTTTGGGGAGGGCGATCGCTCTCTCTGTCAATCAATTTTCCGTGGTTGTAGTTTGCTGCAATTATAAAGTTTTGCAACAGCAAATTTTACAACGACTTGAAGAAGTATTTCCCCAAGCAGATGATATTCAAAAGATAGTTTTGCCTCACAATGCCAGAAGTCTTTACACAACTCTTCATACACAACTAAGAAAAGAGCCTTCAGCATTGATGATTTTCGGTTTAGAGTCAGTGGAAGGACTTGATGATTTACTGCGTGCGATCAATCATATTCGCGATGAGTTTCGCAAAAGACATTCATTTCCAATGGTGTTTTGGGTGAATGATGAGGTACAGCAAAAATTATTACGTTTAGCACCAGATTTCGCAAGTTGGGCAGCGACACCAATTAGGTTTGAAATGACCTCAAACGAGTTGCTACAATTTCTGCAACAAGAAACAGATTCTTTATTCGCTACAGTTTTAAATACTCGTGCTACACAACGTCAAGAACGTGAAGCAGATCGACATTGTACCGTAGAGCAAGTTTGGGAACATAGCTATGAACTTCACTATGCGATTAAAGAGTTGCAAAATCATGGTATATTTTTAGAGCCGGAATTAAATGCGAGTTTAAAATTTGTTTTTGGTTTAGATGATTATGTAAGCGATCGCATAAATTCCGCTTTAGACCATTTCCAGGAAAGTTTAAGGTGTTGGCAGGCATTATCAGGCAATCGGAAAGAACTAACCGATAAACTTAAAATTCCTGATTCATTCGGTTCGCAGTTAGATATTGTTAACAACCACGCTTCACCCCTACTGCGACAAGGGGTGTTATTATTTTATATTGGGTTGTGTTGTTGTCGTTTAGCTGAACGAAATTATTCAGAAAATCGCCGTTATTGGCATTCAGCTAAATTGTACTTTCAAGAATGCTTGAATGTTTTGCAAGTAAGTGGGCGTCCGGATGTAGCGGCTCAATTTATTGGAGATTTGGCGGAAGTTTTGCAACATCTGCAAGAATGGCAAGAATTGCAAATGGTTGCTCAAAAGTCTTTGGAATTGCATCAAACTTATGGAACGCAAATACAATTAGCTTGTGATTATGGTTTTTTAGCACAAGTTGCCGTGCAAGAATTCCGCTGGGCACAAGCGAGTCAATATGCACGAGTTAGTTTGTGGAAGTTATACGAATCAAAAGATAATAGCGACTCTCATCAAGGCATATTTCCTTTACTGTTAGCGCAAACTTATCGCTTGCTTTTAGCGAAAGCACAACGAAAATTAGGTGAAGAAAAAATCGCTTTAGAACAGTTAAAAATGGCGAGTGAGAATCTTGACGAGGCGTTGGAATTTAGCGACCATCGTTATGATGCTCATCGTTATATTCGCCTTTTAAGGTCTTTGCGATCGCTTTATTTTGAAGAAGGTCGCTATTTAGAAGCTTTTACTATTCGTCAAAAACGCCGTTCTGTCGAACAGCAATATGGTTTCCGTGCTTTTATCGGTGCAGGACGCTTGCAACCGCAAAGACAAGCCACAAATCCAGCTTTGCTCTCACCTGCTGGAGGTAGCAGCGTAGCGTTAGAAATTGCCGCTTCTGGTCGCGAAGGTGATATAAACAACTTGATTGGCAGAATTAGCCGTGCTGACCAAAAGCTGATAGTGATTCACGGTCCATCTGGTGTAGGTAAGAGTTCTACCGTGACCGCCGGTTTAGTACCTGCATTGCAAAATCGAGCGATCGGCGATCAAATTGCCGTACCTGTGGTATTACAACTTTATGATGATTGGGTGCGAGAATTAGGAAAATCTTTATCATCAGCACAGACGCTAATTAAAAAAGAAGCTGAAGTTTTACCTTTTGCTGTGACACCAATCACAATTGCCGGAATTCAAGAACAATTACAAGAAAATGCTAACAACCATTTAATCACAGTTTTAATCTTCGATCAATTTGAAGAATTTTTCTTTGGATATACAGATAGAAATAAAAAGCAAGAGTTTGATATTTTTATAAGTAAAGCTTTAAATATCCCTTTTGTCAAAGTTATTCTTTCTTTGCGAGAAGATTATTTACATCGCTTATTAGAGTTTAAGCATTTATCGGCATTAGAAGCGATTAACAAGAATATTCTTGATAAAAATATTCGCTATGCATTAAATAACTTTTCTCCCGCAGATGCCAAAATGGTGATGCAACGTTTAACAGAGCGATCGCACATTTATTTAGAACCTGCTTTAATTGATGCATTGATAGAAGATTTATCGGCAGAATTAGGAGAAGTTCGTCCGATTGAATTGCAAGTAGCAGGAGCGCAACTTCAAGATGAAAGAATTACTAGTTTAGAAAGATATCAGCCATATCGACCAAATCGCTTAATTGAACGATATATTAAAGAACTTATCCAAGATTGCGGTAAAGAAAATGAACGTGCAGCGCTGCTTGTTTTGTATTTATTAACAGATGAAAACAATCAAAGACCTTTTAAAAGTCGCGCCCAATTAGCGATAGAGTTGGAAGAATTAGAAGATGTAGAAAAATTAGATTTGATCTTAGAAATATTAGTGCGTTCCGGGTTAGTAGTTTTATTTCCTGATGTTCCCGAACGCTATCAACTAATTCATGATTATTTAGTAGACTTGATTCGCCATTTGCAACAACAAGAATCAAGCTTGCAGATTCAATTGAATCAACTACGCATAAAAGTAGAACAAAGTCAAAGTGAAATTGAGCGACTAAATAGCGAACTCAGGCAGAATAAGCAGCAAGCAAAATTGGTAGGCAGCAATTTGCAACAAGGATTAGATTTACTCAGCGAGTTGAAAGAGTTACGCAAGCGTGAAGAAATGAGTCGCGTAGAAATTGAACAATTGCAAGCAGAATTAAAGGAAAAACAATTAACAACTCAATTAGCAGAAAGTAAAGAAAAACAAAAGCTGAGTGAAGTGCGAGTCAACTTTTATCTCAAATTTGGACTTGCGGCTTTATTGGTCGCCGTGTTAGGTTTAATCGGTTCGTTATTTACAATCGTACATAGCGAAATTAAAACCATCAGTGCATCCTCTGAAGCGCTGTTTGCTTCGGATAAAGGTATTGATGCATTAAAAGAAGCTTTAAATGCAGGTAGAAAACTGCAAAAAGCGATTTGGGTTGATTCCGACACCAGACAGCAGGTAAAAACAGCGCTCTATCAAACAGTTACTGAGGTAAAAGAGCGCAATCGCTTAGAAAAACACCGCTCTGGGGTAAATAGCGTCACATTTAGCCCCGATGGTAACATAATCGCTTCTGCCAGCGCTGACAAAAGTATTATTCTCTGGCATCCAGATGGTAAGGTATTTAAAACTTTGTCGGGACATTCCGACGTAGTTAATAGCGTTAATTTTAGCCGTGACGGAAGCGCGATCGCTTCTGCAAGTCAAGATAAAACAGTGAAACTGTGGAATTTAAATAACACACAACCAATCACTTTATCAGGACATCAAGCTGGGGTAAATAGCGCTACATTTAGCCCCGATGGTCAAATAATCGCTTCTGCAAGTAACGATAGCACTGTCAAGCTGTGGAATCGAAACGGTAAGTTGCTGAGAACTTTATTAGGGCATGAAAAACAAGTTTTAGACGTAGCTTGGTCGCCAGATGGTAAAATAATCGCTTCTGCAAGTACTGACAAAACTATCAAACTCTGGAATTTAGACGGTCAGCTGATAAAAACATTATCAGGGCACAGCGATGCAGTCAAGAGCCTCGCTTGGTCGCCGGATGGTAAAATAATCGCTTCCGGTAGTTTGGACAAAGACAGAACCATCAAACTTTGGAGTCGTGAAGGTACACTACTGCAAACTTTGCCGGGACACAATGGGGGAATTATTGGTATCAGTTTTAGCCACGATGGTCAAGTTATCGCTTCAGCCAGTAGCGACCAAACGATCAAACTCTGGACTTATGATGGAATGCAATTAGGAACCTTAAGGGGACATAGCAATTGGGTGAATAGCGTTAGTTTTAGTCCAGACGATCGCATTATTGCTTCTGCCAGTCGCGACAAAACTATCAAACTTTGGAATTGGGACGATTTGCGGCAAGGAAACCCGAAAACTGTTAATGATTCGATTACTAATATCAGTTACAGTCCTGATGGTAGTGCGATCGCCGGCGCAAATCGAGACAACACCATCAAACTTTGGCATCGCGATGGTAAATTTATTCGTACAATGATTGGTCATAAAGGTGAAGTTTGGGGTGTAAGTTTTAGCCCCGATGGTAGCGCGATCGCTTCCGCTAGTAAAGATAAAACCGTGAAAATATGGAGGATAGACGGTAAACTTATTAACACCTTTTTCGGTCATCAAGATGCAGTATTAGGCGTAGCTTGGTCGCCGGATGGTAAAATTATCGCTTCAGCTAGTAAAGATAAAACCGTCAAACTTTGGAGGAGTGTTGATGGTAAACTCTTAAGAACCTTAACCGGACATAATAACGCAGTCAACTGGGTAAGTTTTAGCCCCAATGGTCAATTGCTAGCATCAGCTAGTGATGATAAAAAAGTCTTGCTGTGGAACCGAGATGGTAGCTTGTTTAAGACCTTGGAGGGACATGAAAACGTCGTTAATTGGGTTACTTTCAGCCCCGATGGTCAACTGTTAGCATCAGCTAGTGATGATAACACGGTGAGGCTGTGGCGGCTGGATGGTACGCCGTTTAAAATTATTTCCGGATCTGGGGATTCTTTCAAAAGCGTTAGTTTTAGCGCTGACAGCAAGACTTTGGCAGCAGGTAGTGATGATAATATTAAGCTTTGGAATCGAAATGGCACTTTGCTGATCGCTTTGAAAGCAGATAATGAAAACTTCAGCAGTGCAATTTTCAGTCCAGATAAACGACAGTTAGCGATCGCTAGTACCAAAGGTAGATTGATTCTTCAGAATTTAGCAGATATCAAATTAGAGAATTTACTGTCACAAAGTTGCGATTTGCTACATGACTATCTCAAGACTAACCCGAAAGTGACAAAAAGCGATCGTGCTTTGTGTCCTCGTTCGTGA
- a CDS encoding DUF6888 family protein, whose protein sequence is MPTQEQIEACFILSYRLTKMYVPIYLVTVDSRTKDVFILAGEETEIVININGYWRYL, encoded by the coding sequence ATGCCAACGCAAGAACAAATCGAAGCCTGTTTCATTCTCAGCTACAGATTAACTAAAATGTATGTACCAATATATTTAGTAACTGTAGATAGCCGTACAAAAGACGTATTTATCTTGGCTGGAGAAGAAACAGAAATCGTCATTAACATTAACGGATATTGGAGGTATTTATGA
- a CDS encoding DUF6887 family protein, translating into MSKPDFTTMTRPQFRQYILEHREDEQALQIYIDRFQNPNAKIYPAPKSLEDLENFPEIHREHLEQQRKQG; encoded by the coding sequence ATGAGCAAGCCTGATTTTACAACAATGACCCGTCCCCAGTTTCGTCAATATATCCTTGAGCATAGGGAAGATGAACAAGCGCTTCAAATCTACATTGACAGGTTCCAAAACCCCAATGCCAAAATTTACCCAGCACCCAAGTCGTTAGAAGATTTAGAGAATTTCCCTGAAATTCACCGCGAACACCTAGAGCAGCAGCGCAAACAAGGATAA
- a CDS encoding transglycosylase SLT domain-containing protein gives MLKKLQKRQLSLIAGAGLCAFLAGAMVSAPEIGKSVGQWIKLSKSPPGQISEASKAKSVVLPLVSQLPQQRATKLEAIAKDSKSSDRNRARYLLASDLIESKEAKKALSLLEGLENDYPLLAPYVLLKQAQAQDLLGKDGNASDIRRKVIKQYPKEAASVKALYLIAQPDTQEAAIAQFPSHPLTWDIIRKRLDENPNQPKLKLILAKFAFDQPGIISVLDQLVSNSTDPTQVQAESSLKPEEWEIIGTAYWENNEFTKAAAAYAKAAKTPRNLYRTARGLQVRGQKEQAQAIYQQLIQQFPEATETGTALMRQVEMVKSSQDALPYLDRVIAKFPTLAGAALIEKAKIIDNSDKKAAEAARQLLITKYANSEEAAEYRWKIAQDKAKAKDYKAAWQWAEPITTNNPDSILAPRAGFWVGKWATKLGKQQEAKAAYEYAIAHYPYSYYAWRSAAILGLNVGNFNNVRSLNPEVVPPQRPVPPAGSETFKELYLLGQDRDAWLQWETEFVNKMQPTVAEQFTEGLMRLAQGENKLGIDKISKLEDRETPEDKAQYQALKQQITYWQARYPFPYLNEVEKWSQQQKMNPLLVTAVMRQESQFQPKVKSSAGATGLMQVLPSTAKWIAPQIKMDSQKIDLENPSDNIMYGTWYLDHTHQQYQDNSLLAIASYNAGPGNVSKWLQTLPKDDPDEFVEAIPFDETKNYVRQVFGNYWNYLRLYNPEVSATVRKYSAAHPELPK, from the coding sequence ATGCTGAAGAAGTTACAGAAAAGACAACTTTCTTTAATTGCGGGTGCAGGACTGTGTGCCTTTTTAGCTGGCGCTATGGTTAGTGCTCCGGAGATCGGCAAATCTGTGGGACAATGGATAAAACTGTCCAAAAGTCCACCTGGGCAGATATCTGAAGCAAGCAAAGCTAAATCAGTGGTGCTACCATTGGTGTCACAATTGCCACAACAACGAGCCACAAAACTAGAGGCGATCGCCAAAGACTCTAAGTCGTCAGATAGAAATCGCGCTCGTTATCTTTTGGCAAGTGATTTAATTGAAAGCAAAGAGGCGAAAAAAGCGCTATCGTTACTCGAAGGACTGGAAAATGATTATCCACTACTAGCACCCTATGTTTTGCTTAAACAAGCACAGGCACAGGATTTATTAGGTAAAGACGGTAATGCCTCAGATATTAGGCGAAAAGTGATCAAGCAGTATCCTAAAGAAGCTGCTTCAGTCAAAGCTTTGTATCTGATTGCCCAACCGGACACCCAAGAAGCAGCGATCGCTCAATTTCCTTCCCATCCGCTAACCTGGGACATTATTCGCAAGCGGTTAGATGAAAATCCCAATCAGCCCAAATTGAAATTAATCCTGGCAAAATTCGCTTTTGACCAACCAGGAATAATTAGCGTGTTGGATCAGTTAGTTAGTAACTCTACAGATCCGACACAAGTGCAAGCGGAAAGTTCCCTCAAACCAGAAGAGTGGGAAATAATCGGTACAGCTTACTGGGAAAACAACGAATTTACCAAAGCAGCGGCAGCTTATGCTAAAGCAGCCAAAACACCGCGCAACCTCTACCGTACTGCACGGGGATTGCAAGTACGCGGACAAAAAGAGCAAGCGCAAGCTATTTATCAGCAACTGATACAGCAATTTCCCGAAGCGACAGAAACCGGTACTGCTTTGATGCGTCAAGTAGAAATGGTAAAATCATCTCAAGATGCCTTACCATATCTTGACCGAGTAATTGCTAAATTTCCCACATTAGCTGGTGCTGCACTGATAGAAAAAGCGAAAATTATCGACAACAGCGATAAAAAAGCAGCAGAGGCAGCGCGGCAATTACTGATAACCAAATATGCCAATTCCGAAGAAGCCGCAGAATATCGTTGGAAAATAGCTCAAGATAAAGCCAAAGCAAAAGATTACAAAGCCGCATGGCAATGGGCAGAACCAATTACTACCAACAACCCAGACAGCATTTTAGCACCTAGAGCAGGCTTTTGGGTAGGTAAATGGGCTACTAAACTTGGCAAACAGCAAGAAGCCAAAGCCGCGTATGAGTATGCGATCGCTCATTATCCTTACTCTTATTATGCATGGCGATCGGCAGCAATTTTGGGGCTAAATGTCGGCAACTTTAACAATGTTCGATCCTTAAACCCGGAAGTAGTTCCACCCCAACGTCCAGTACCTCCCGCAGGTTCGGAAACCTTCAAAGAATTATATCTGTTAGGTCAAGACCGTGATGCCTGGTTGCAATGGGAAACAGAATTTGTGAACAAAATGCAGCCAACGGTAGCAGAACAATTTACAGAAGGTTTGATGCGGCTAGCGCAAGGAGAAAATAAACTAGGAATTGATAAAATTTCTAAATTGGAAGACCGAGAAACGCCAGAAGATAAAGCTCAATATCAAGCTCTCAAACAACAGATTACCTACTGGCAAGCTCGTTATCCCTTTCCTTATCTCAACGAGGTTGAGAAGTGGTCGCAACAGCAAAAAATGAATCCTTTGTTGGTGACTGCTGTGATGCGTCAAGAGTCTCAATTTCAACCAAAAGTTAAATCCTCCGCTGGTGCTACTGGGTTGATGCAAGTTTTACCAAGTACAGCCAAATGGATTGCACCACAAATCAAGATGGATAGTCAAAAAATTGATTTGGAAAATCCTAGTGACAACATCATGTATGGTACTTGGTATTTGGATCATACGCATCAGCAATATCAAGATAACTCGCTGTTAGCGATCGCTTCTTATAATGCTGGTCCCGGTAACGTCAGCAAATGGCTGCAAACTTTACCAAAAGACGATCCAGATGAATTTGTCGAAGCAATTCCCTTTGACGAAACCAAAAATTATGTGCGTCAAGTGTTTGGTAACTACTGGAATTATTTGAGACTTTATAATCCCGAAGTTTCTGCCACAGTTAGAAAATACTCAGCCGCACACCCGGAATTGCCGAAGTAA
- a CDS encoding slipin family protein, with product MGPLTGTFFAFLIFLAAAGFKLDREYQRGVIFRLGRINGVRGPGLYWILPVIDQKAQIDIRTKTVNIEPQETVTADSVTIKVNAVLYYRILDPSKAINKVENYEFAVYQTALTTLRNVVGQNILDDVLQNRDKINTKVQEIVDEITEPWGIVIERVEMKDVEIPPAMQRAMAKEAEAIREKRARIIKAAAEQEASIKLSEASKAIMENPAALELRRLQMLTEIGAENNTTTLIMMPSDFMNLAKNMSDYIQKKE from the coding sequence ATGGGACCACTTACAGGTACATTTTTTGCTTTTTTGATATTCCTTGCCGCAGCCGGATTCAAGCTAGACCGAGAATATCAACGCGGCGTTATTTTTCGCCTGGGAAGAATAAACGGAGTTCGCGGACCCGGATTATATTGGATTTTACCAGTCATTGACCAAAAAGCCCAAATTGATATTCGCACTAAAACCGTAAATATTGAACCTCAAGAAACAGTTACGGCAGATAGCGTCACAATTAAAGTAAATGCGGTTCTTTATTACCGAATTCTTGACCCATCCAAAGCGATTAATAAAGTAGAAAATTACGAATTTGCTGTTTATCAAACTGCTCTGACTACTTTACGCAACGTTGTGGGTCAAAATATCTTAGATGATGTTTTACAAAATCGCGACAAAATTAACACCAAAGTACAAGAAATCGTTGACGAAATTACTGAACCGTGGGGAATCGTCATTGAACGTGTAGAAATGAAAGATGTCGAAATTCCCCCAGCAATGCAACGCGCAATGGCAAAAGAAGCCGAAGCAATTCGCGAAAAACGCGCTCGCATAATTAAAGCTGCCGCAGAACAAGAAGCCTCAATTAAGTTATCTGAAGCTTCCAAAGCGATTATGGAAAATCCCGCAGCTTTAGAATTGCGAAGATTGCAAATGCTAACAGAAATAGGTGCAGAAAACAACACAACCACCTTGATAATGATGCCTTCAGATTTTATGAATTTAGCGAAAAATATGTCAGATTATATTCAAAAGAAAGAGTAG
- a CDS encoding type IV pilin-like G/H family protein gives MIEDYSKPSCPPTYLLPSILISLLAFLPIGIAAIIFASQVESKYNQGDYDGAESASNTAKILCIVGAGLSVPFYLLFIALFSSVIFDSSFQMAHKAKEAEAKNNIGVLNRSQQAYYLEKEKFANTISDLAIGFRPESENYKYEINADATKVISTATAKIGHVKSYTGAVFTIKTKVAGVDQMSTVAKACESDQPSNIPPKMPKLVGREIYCATGSSELYKYKPAQ, from the coding sequence ATGATAGAGGATTATAGTAAACCATCCTGCCCCCCGACTTATTTATTGCCTTCTATTTTAATCAGTTTACTAGCTTTTCTTCCTATTGGAATAGCTGCAATAATTTTTGCATCTCAGGTTGAAAGTAAATATAATCAAGGTGATTATGATGGTGCTGAATCTGCATCCAATACTGCCAAAATATTATGTATCGTTGGTGCTGGTCTTTCAGTACCATTCTACTTATTGTTTATCGCGCTTTTTAGCTCAGTAATTTTTGACTCTTCTTTCCAAATGGCACACAAAGCTAAAGAGGCAGAAGCCAAAAACAATATTGGTGTTCTCAACAGGTCACAACAAGCTTATTATCTAGAAAAGGAGAAGTTTGCTAATACAATATCAGATTTAGCAATAGGCTTTCGTCCTGAAAGCGAAAACTACAAGTATGAAATAAATGCAGATGCAACGAAAGTAATATCAACAGCTACAGCGAAAATAGGTCATGTCAAAAGTTACACAGGAGCAGTATTTACAATAAAAACAAAAGTGGCTGGTGTAGATCAAATGTCAACAGTTGCAAAGGCATGTGAAAGTGACCAGCCATCAAATATACCACCTAAAATGCCTAAACTTGTTGGCAGAGAAATTTACTGTGCGACCGGTTCTTCTGAGCTTTATAAATATAAACCTGCACAATAA